DNA sequence from the Antedon mediterranea chromosome 7, ecAntMedi1.1, whole genome shotgun sequence genome:
aaaaatataggAAAATAGTACTATTGAACAACCATGTAATAGtgtgtactattgcacgccatgagacctacaatcgtccaatcaaatgagaggaatttatttaggttttatataatattgagAAAACATCTCAGGAAATTATGATGATAGTTTTAAATGGTATTGTGTAATAGTTAACAAATCTGGAAGCTTACAACATGGAATTGTAGTGAAAAAACATTcttaaaactattttataaattgtagtACTTATAGGAACTTGGTGTATATCCTGTATATTATTGTAAAACAGTACTTGAATTTGGCATGTacctgtattatttatttatgaatggCGTTCATCATGCGATTCAAGGAATATGGTtcttttaataacatttttccCCGTCTGTTATCATTTTTGATAGTGAAAAGCGGTCTGTAACGAATGAGAACAGTGAAACAGTAAAGAATCATCTTGAAGAATTTTCATCTCCAAATGTAAGTTTAATATTAGACTAGAATTAGAATCTTCTTTTCGGGGTATACATTATAAATTTAATCTCTAAACACAGTTAAAAAAGGGATAAATAGACCACCCAGcaacaatgataaaataatcAAAGAGTATACAGTATAGATGAGAAAATCTAGAGAGTTTATCTAAACTATATTTTTAGTAGGTAGATAATTTTTTGTAATTGacaccatttttttttaaaggaaccTGATTTAAATAACGTAGCAGAAGAATTATGCAATTCAATTGACCTATCTGTGTTTCCTGGAAGAGGTATTTATTAAAACTTTCTCAAAACTTGAACAAAATTAAATGCCCGAAAATATCAGGTATTCCGTAAAATACAATACCACTTTAAACCATGGTTCATAACTATGTTTTACTATAATTtactaatttataaaaataatgataatccttttttttttatagatttatttttagaaatacaAACGGAGCTTATGAAGACTTTAGCAATTAAGTAAGTCTTGTATTTTTCATTCAAAGtgaagattaaaaataaatatcgaaagaatatttaaaaatctattaaaaaaacactctaaaggtaaaggtgagtcccgtgttcattctgaacgtaggggaatgagctgttaggagctcattgtactaagcctgggcattatgtggtagggtggccagttcttTTCCACGCCACCTTTTTCTCTCTAgcattttcaaccaggtactcattttacagctgagtgaACTGGGAGTTGttgggaattgaacccgggtctctCTGTATGatagtcaagtgtcctaaccactcggctgcCCAACTCCAAACACTCTATATATTctgtaaaatgttttttagaATTCTACagatttatttaattgtacGAATGGTGTAGATTTATTAGATGCTGAGATCCTTAGTAattaatacagtttttttttaaattaattgatacataattttactttctatggaccagagattctaaaataaaacattgaatgaattaattaattatattttattattattattaatagttctAGAATGACTCCCAGTAAGTTGACTCCAGCCATCAAACAGCAAGCAAGAAACTCACAATCTGCGAGAAGAAATCTACACACTTTGTTGTCAAGTGCAGGTAAAAGTAATtttcctcaagcttaactggaaactgagaaAATTTGGATTAGAAGCCCTCCATGTGCCAACACCAGCTAGCAGTGCAGGCCTACCAAATCAGCACActgggagacgatcccctacttaTTGCAAATAATGTactttttcattgtttttcttatttttatgcCTGTTCATCTCTGAAATTGCTTTTGCTACTCATTATTTTTAATCATGaagaaaatttgtttttattttatgtggaagaaataaatgttgatttgattgattgattgattgaacttTAACATACACTATATACATGTGACCAACGACTTTAGGTCCCATCCGAAGCATGGTTAAATGAGttgtatttacaataaacattatttttgtatttatgtgTAGAACAACTTCCACATCATAGCGATGTGCAAGAATCACATTCGGAAACTTGTACTAGTGGTGAAATCACAACAAACTTTGACCCAACGAAGAGCATGACCAGTATTTTTCACACAAGGTCTAGGCGAAAAGATGATGTCAGTAAGTTAGAGTACATAAAGTATGATGATGCAAGTAATTTACAATGTACAAAGTTTAGGACAAGAGAAAATACAAGGAATGTACCATGTACACAGTCTAGGCCTGATGGTAAGTGTAGTATAGGTTCTAGACAATTCATTTTATTGGTAAAAAGATAATTTTGGCACACAAGGTGTTTCATTCATTTATGTACAATACAATGATATTGAAATGACTAGAATACAATAactaactaaagctctgtctacactatcaaactttatgttacaaaaaaatgtgatgtggccatatatggacatgatgatgtcatatcactaccatatttgggcatatcactgcaaTATTTGGGAATATTACTACCATGTTTGATAGTACAGCACTTGATATCTATCCTCTGTATATCAATTTCAAAGAATATATTACCATGTACAAAATCTAGGCCTGATAATAAGtgtagtctaggttctagacgaTGATTCACTTCattggtaaaaagataaataaatattttggcacacaaggcgtttcatatgtataatacttgagctaacaaattaatattgaaacgCCGACTAGAATACTGACAAACATAAAATCGACAATAActaattctaaagctctgtctacactatcaaacttgatgatgacatcatattactaccatatttgggcacatcactcttttttttgtcaaacttgatagtttagacagagctttacggtGTACCATTTCAATTCAGATGAACCTGCTTTTAGTCTCTTCCATGAGGACAACGAAAATTACAGTAGTCATGGAAACAGAAATCAGGTATGGTATGTTTGGATTTTGATTagtgtttgtgaaatcagaaaGTCGCTAAATTATAGATTACTCTTCACTTACTTTTGCCACAGATTCAAACAGTAAGTAATTTTACGACAGCAACAACGCTTCTAGATTTTGCTGAGAGCAGCCATCACCAGGGAAATGATAGAGAAACAGATTGTGGTCTAAGCGCAATGAACATGATTAGAAAAAATGAGCAGTCTTCATTGCAAGCACACGATGCAGTTTCTACACAGGTATACAATGAGccaaacatatatatatatatatatatataaatcgtgGTAAATTTAACGCAGATCATGAAAGCGAAAGTGCTCGATACAAAATGTAGAGCCAAATATagagccaagcacctgaagattgagttcatactcatgaaacagcctgtagtgcaataaaatgttcagttggtaatttactagcgtctttatcatttatttatatatatatatatataacgtAATCTCTGTAAGCGAGAGTATACATCACAAGATATACAAATGTCAGAAAAAATATTCTAGCCAAAATGATTAAAATCtgtctttttttattaaatttcagaTGCCATATGGTAGCAGTTTGGATTTTCTTGATGAGCTAGATAAAGGTCCATTGCATAGCACTGTACCTCAATCACAATTTGACCCACGACAACAACACTATTCGGAAACAAGGGCCAGCTTTTTTTCTCCAGAAGAATTCAACCTCGCCAATCCAAACTTGATGACAAACACGGAAGATCTATTCTACGAGCCTGCTCTCTTTCCCGAAATTTCACCAATGAAAGGCAGCGTTTATcccaaggtcaaaggtcatcataaggtcaaaggtcatcaTAAGGTCAAAGGTAATCACAAGAGAAGGTGTTGGCATGTGGATAGTGACAGTGATGATTCACCAGTCCTCTGCTATAAGTGTTTGGATCACATTAAACCTCCAGATGTGGATGGTTACTCTCCAAAATTTCAtccccaaaaaatgtattaactATTAACTATTACTGTGTTGTCTGTTGCTCTGTGAAATGTATATCAAAAGAAACCCGCTCTgtttaaaaagttaatatttaattataaatttagtGAAAATAATTATAGATCCAAATTTTCCAAATTAATTCTGTAAATGATTGTAAATACGGTAccttttagtaaaaaaaaaccacataaAAACCTGCCCAAATTTGCTATTTTGAACTTGAACTAAAGGCatgatatatactgtataaaggtTTATGATATAAACATTTACTAGAATACCTATACCAGTCGCTAGCCACTATGTAGTGTTGTTTTGAATCACAAACCATACTTAATATAAAGATAATATAAacaagataaataaaattagtTAGAGACGTTGACAGAGTCTTGTGGCATATTTGTAGCACTCCTCTccaattaacattaataattaattatataaacttgaggcaaaacaagttaaataatgAAAAGAAAACTGAATTTATTGGATTTTAATCAACCTGTCTATGTACAGACCATGcacatttataatatatattacatatttacaaaTTGAATACATATATTAAATGGAATCTTTTTATTCCTTCAATAAAACTGAAAATCAACAATTTGGGTGGCCGCTTACAATATTGAGATACGCATGACCATTTTTGTAACATTGGCCTGGCCTGTAGTGTGGTGGTTTAAAATAACACTGGTTAATTAATagtgtttaaattatttaaataaatgcattttacaGCATTAAATAGCCCAGTTATGGAAATTAATTATGTATAGTGTAGTTAATTACTTAATTAGTAATACAATGACTATGGTTTCCAGGTGATAACTTTAACAGCAATTTCAGCAGCTTTCCTGACTGCTTCAGTCTGTTCAAGGTCTTTGTTAGTCTTTATCTCAATCTGTAAAAAGAATGAGCCAATGAAAAtgcagtagaacctctattaatgGGGCACAACAAAGTGTCCATTtaggggtgtctcctgaatagtgGTGCTCCCTTAATAGGGTTAACCttagtttaaaaatatagtatttCCTCTTTTTTCTtggggaaagtgtccccttaatagaggtatctCCTGAATAGTGATTGGCTATTTAGTATTAAAACATCTCATATTTCCCTTCCTTTCTCTAGAAAGTGTCCCCATAACTGGGGTATCTTCTGAATAGATTAGGCTATTTAGtattaaacatataatattgcCCTTCATCCCCTGTATCTCCCAAATAGTGGTTGgctatttaatattaacaacatATAATATTTTGCCCTTCCTTTCTCaggaaagtgtcctcttaataggggtttccCACAGAAAGGGTTCAACGGTAGATCAGTATTTAACATTACTTACTCtgtcaacatattttaataattctttTCTTGCCTGCGGAGCCTCTGACAAAGTTGTAATTGCCTGAAtatatcaaaatgaaaaagttaATTCTTACAAAGTTTTTTAACATGGCACCAACTTTCAGAACCAATAACATTGTTTCATAGTATTATTCAATTAATATCGTTGCTGGGAAGTTTAcagtttaatttaaatgtagGCAAAAAAATTATCACAATTATGAAAAATACCTTGATAGCATTGATTCTAACTTCACTGCTTGGGTCACCAACAAGGCTGACGAGGGGTGGGATAGCATCTGCCTTCAAAGCACTGTACTTTCCTTTCGTTGTTATAGTTATACTAAAATAccacaaatacaaaatacaatcaaTCTTATTTCGATCACAatcacacacacaaaaaaatattaagatGGAGTAGGATGTACAACAGGTAAAGCCTGAAAAACATTTTACACCTACAAGTTATGACAGGAGTAGTACAGTACTAGTAAAACAGAGtgatatttataaaaacaaatcttGAAACATTCATGTTCATTGCcacttttaagctctgtctagtttgacaaactagtgtgatgtcccaaatattatagtgatattcccaaatatggtagtgatattacatcatcatgtccatgtatatatacacatcacatttttttgtcacataaagtttaatagtgtagacagagcttaacaacaTGTTATTCAAGAATTCAGCCATATGTGATTAAGAAAAGATTATTCTTACGTTGCTATGGCTCCCGACGCTTTTGCTCGGACATCAGTGTCACTGTCTTTGAGAAGTTTCACAAGGTCAACTAAACTGTTACATTCACATGCTTTGTTCTTACCATCCAGAGGaacactaaaaaaaataataataatttattacacttactataaatgttttaaatttgtttcgATTAtattactaaagctctgtctattcAGGTActgtactatcaaactagtttgaaaaaaaaaggggggtgatgtccccaaatatggtagtagtgatacagtatgatgtcatcgtttttatatatgggcacatcacaccttttctgtcacataaaatttgatagtgtagacaaaagCTTAAGACAATACACTACAATACgcaatatgtatttaaaaaaattattttaccagAAATCCCCATTGTCAATTTTTGTTATTATCCCCTAGTATGACATATAAATACAACTGCATGGAGTgatattactgcagtaatggtAAATGTGTGTGTACCTCAAGTCCATTATGTCCCTAGCTGCCTTAGCTCGGATTACAGGGGACTGATGTTTTAATAATTCTGTAAACACTTCCATTCCACCCGCTATTAGTGCTTGA
Encoded proteins:
- the LOC140054999 gene encoding uncharacterized protein isoform X4 codes for the protein MIIVDHVCTSRQETSKKTSQKEKKRKSRGERNKEKDERNKEKDVRYKKHAPVNSQARAEFRKHVKRADEIVSKSKLGRQRALQSYSSITQNRLTRKLGLYNQGKKSDRIIREHLPVHDSVLKRTEKDLRKILDKSNDGIECPSTPQSAPSSEHPLNVCDDNMNNTYYSCQSSISYSSEKRSVTNENSETVKNHLEEFSSPNEPDLNNVAEELCNSIDLSVFPGRDLFLEIQTELMKTLAINSRMTPSKLTPAIKQQARNSQSARRNLHTLLSSAEQLPHHSDVQESHSETCTSGEITTNFDPTKSMTSIFHTRSRRKDDVSKLEYIKYDDASNLQCTKFRTRENTRNVPCTQSRPDDEPAFSLFHEDNENYSSHGNRNQIQTVSNFTTATTLLDFAESSHHQGNDRETDCGLSAMNMIRKNEQSSLQAHDAVSTQMPYGSSLDFLDELDKGPLHSTVPQSQFDPRQQHYSETRASFFSPEEFNLANPNLMTNTEDLFYEPALFPEISPMKGSVYPKVKGHHKVKGHHKVKGNHKRRCWHVDSDSDDSPVLCYKCLDHIKPPDVDGYSPKFHPQKMY
- the LOC140054999 gene encoding uncharacterized protein isoform X1 encodes the protein MGKRKKLRDTAVTEKIGLDPIEEQNRLRSAVLKVFRARVSSPGGGPAIILPTEQPVEKSIGDLQLLPDRESSEDEMIIVDHVCTSRQETSKKTSQKEKKRKSRGERNKEKDERNKEKDVRYKKHAPVNSQARAEFRKHVKRADEIVSKSKLGRQRALQSYSSITQNRLTRKLGLYNQGKKSDRIIREHLPVHDSVLKRTEKDLRKILDKSNDGIECPSTPQSAPSSEHPLNVCDDNMNNTYYSCQSSISYSSEKRSVTNENSETVKNHLEEFSSPNEPDLNNVAEELCNSIDLSVFPGRDLFLEIQTELMKTLAINSRMTPSKLTPAIKQQARNSQSARRNLHTLLSSAEQLPHHSDVQESHSETCTSGEITTNFDPTKSMTSIFHTRSRRKDDVSKLEYIKYDDASNLQCTKFRTRENTRNVPCTQSRPDDEPAFSLFHEDNENYSSHGNRNQIQTVSNFTTATTLLDFAESSHHQGNDRETDCGLSAMNMIRKNEQSSLQAHDAVSTQMPYGSSLDFLDELDKGPLHSTVPQSQFDPRQQHYSETRASFFSPEEFNLANPNLMTNTEDLFYEPALFPEISPMKGSVYPKVKGHHKVKGHHKVKGNHKRRCWHVDSDSDDSPVLCYKCLDHIKPPDVDGYSPKFHPQKMY
- the LOC140054999 gene encoding uncharacterized protein isoform X2 — protein: MGKRKKLRDTAVTEKIGLDPIEEQNRLRSAVLKVFRARVSSPGGGPAIILPTEQPEKSIGDLQLLPDRESSEDEMIIVDHVCTSRQETSKKTSQKEKKRKSRGERNKEKDERNKEKDVRYKKHAPVNSQARAEFRKHVKRADEIVSKSKLGRQRALQSYSSITQNRLTRKLGLYNQGKKSDRIIREHLPVHDSVLKRTEKDLRKILDKSNDGIECPSTPQSAPSSEHPLNVCDDNMNNTYYSCQSSISYSSEKRSVTNENSETVKNHLEEFSSPNEPDLNNVAEELCNSIDLSVFPGRDLFLEIQTELMKTLAINSRMTPSKLTPAIKQQARNSQSARRNLHTLLSSAEQLPHHSDVQESHSETCTSGEITTNFDPTKSMTSIFHTRSRRKDDVSKLEYIKYDDASNLQCTKFRTRENTRNVPCTQSRPDDEPAFSLFHEDNENYSSHGNRNQIQTVSNFTTATTLLDFAESSHHQGNDRETDCGLSAMNMIRKNEQSSLQAHDAVSTQMPYGSSLDFLDELDKGPLHSTVPQSQFDPRQQHYSETRASFFSPEEFNLANPNLMTNTEDLFYEPALFPEISPMKGSVYPKVKGHHKVKGHHKVKGNHKRRCWHVDSDSDDSPVLCYKCLDHIKPPDVDGYSPKFHPQKMY
- the LOC140054999 gene encoding uncharacterized protein isoform X3, coding for MGKRKKLRDTAVTEKIGLDPIEEQNRLRSAVLKVFRARVSSPGGGPAIILPTEQPVEKSIGDLQLLPDRESSEDEMIIVDHVCTSRQETSKKTSQKEKKRKSRGERNKEKDERNKEKDVRYKKHAPVNSQARAEFRKHVKRADEIVSKSKLGRQRALQSYSSITQNRLTRKLGLYNQGKKSDRIIREHLPVHDSVLKRTEKDLRKILDKSNDGIECPSTPQSAPSSEHPLNVCDDNMNNTYYSCQSSISYSSEKRSVTNENSETVKNHLEEFSSPNEPDLNNVAEELCNSIDLSVFPGRDLFLEIQTELMKTLAINSRMTPSKLTPAIKQQARNSQSARRNLHTLLSSAEQLPHHSDVQESHSETCTSGEITTNFDPTKSMTSIFHTRSRRKDDVNEPAFSLFHEDNENYSSHGNRNQIQTVSNFTTATTLLDFAESSHHQGNDRETDCGLSAMNMIRKNEQSSLQAHDAVSTQMPYGSSLDFLDELDKGPLHSTVPQSQFDPRQQHYSETRASFFSPEEFNLANPNLMTNTEDLFYEPALFPEISPMKGSVYPKVKGHHKVKGHHKVKGNHKRRCWHVDSDSDDSPVLCYKCLDHIKPPDVDGYSPKFHPQKMY